One Salarias fasciatus chromosome 22, fSalaFa1.1, whole genome shotgun sequence DNA segment encodes these proteins:
- the LOC115408964 gene encoding tripartite motif-containing protein 16-like, whose translation MAQGGAQMDPLKFSCSICLDPLKDPVTVPCGHSYCSNCIKRHWDEEQNKGIYSCPLCGDKSRRRPDLRKNIMLAELVEDLKKTGLQAAAADLCSAGPEDVACDVCSGRKLKAVKSCLVCVVSYCEEHLQRHNEVLPVKKHQLVEPSKKLQEKICSLHDEVKKIFCRTDQQCICYLCAMDQHRGHETVPAAAERRQKQKELEGSRLNIQQRIQEREKDVKQLQQQMFAINVSADEAVEHSKESFTQMIRLLQKRSLEVKRQLRSQQQTAVSGLKELEEKLQQEMAELKRKDVQLEQLAHTEDHTQFLHSYTSVSALSEPTHSSSIQTAPLRYFEDVAAAVSESRDKLQDILRETEEVLLLQPQPESRADFLQYSQQITLDPNSVNRELKLSDGDRQVTFTKEVQPYSDHPDRFTVWFQVLSRESLTGRSYWEVERRGRVLVAVTYKNISRAGRGDECGFGYNDKSWALYCGPFTFCHNDIHTPVSGPESSRVGVYLDHRAGILSFYSISETMTLLHRVQTSFTQPLHAGVWLYGYGSSAEFVKPE comes from the coding sequence atggctcagggaggagctcagatgGATCCACTAAAGttctcttgttccatctgtctggatcccctgaaggatccggtgacggttccctgtggacacagctactgcagcaaCTGTATTAAAAGACACTGGGATGAAGAGCAAAACAAGGGAATCTACAGCTGTCCTCTGTGTGGGGACAAGTCCAGGAGGAGGCCTGACCTGAGGAAAAACATCATGTTAGCAGAGTTagtggaggatctgaagaagactggactccaagctgctgcagctgatctctgctctgctggacctgaagatgtggcctgtgatgtttgctctgggaggaagctgaaagctgtcaagtcctgtctggtctgtgtggTCTCTTACTGTGAGGAACACCTCCAACGTCACAATGAAGTACTTCCAGTGAAGaaacaccagctggtggagccctcCAAGAAGCTCCAGGAGAAGATCTGCTCTCTTCACGACGAGGTGAAGAAGATTTTCTGTCGCACTGATCAGCAGTGTATCTGTTACCTCTGCGCCATGGACCAACACAGAGGCcatgaaacagtcccagctgcagcagaaaggaggcagaagcagaaggagctggaggggagtcgactaaacatccagcagagaatccaggagcgagagaaagacgtgaagcagcttcagcagcagatgtttgccatcaatgtctctgctgatgaagcagtggAGCACAGCAAGGAGAGCTTCACCCAGATGATCCGTCTCCTCCAGAAAAGAAGCCTTGAGGTGAAGCGGCAgctcagatcccagcagcaaactgcagtgagTGGACTCAAAGAGcttgaggagaagctgcagcaggagatggctgagctgaagaggaaagacgtccagctggagcagctggcacacacagaggaccacacccagtttctccacagctacacctcagtgtcagcactcagtgagcccacacactcctccagcatccagactgctcctctcagatactttgaggatgtggcagcagctgtgtcagagagcagagacaaactaCAGGACATCctgagagagactgaagaggTGCTACTGCTAcaaccacagccagagagcagagcagacttcTTACAATATTCACAGCAGATCACTCTGGATCCAAACTCTGTGAACAGAGAGCTGAAATTATCTGATGGAGACAGACAAGTAACTTTTACAAAGGAAGTTCAGCCTTattctgatcatccagacagattcactGTATGGTTTCAggttctgagcagagagagtctgactggacgtagttactgggaggtggagaggagaggaagagttCTTGTAGCAGTCACatacaagaacatcagcagagcagggaggggagATGAATGTGGATTTGGATATAATGACAAATCTTGGGCTTTATATTGTGGCCCATTTACTTTTTGTCACAACGACATCCACACTCCCGTCTCAGGTCCTgagtcctccagagtgggagtgtacctggatcacaGAGCAGGTATTCTATCTTTCTACAGCATCTCTgaaaccatgactctcctccacagagtccagacctcctTCACTCAGCCACTACATGCTGGAGTTTGGCTTTATGGTTATGGATCCTCAGCAGAGTTTGTGAAACCTGAGTAG